Proteins encoded by one window of Halococcus agarilyticus:
- a CDS encoding class I SAM-dependent methyltransferase produces MAEHKRENRRLWNEWSEDFQALWNANTAEGELPPAPSPFDPDAPGTPQPDILASVDDKEYVELGCGGGQGTVGTADLGAETAVGIDFSGEQLRHARQLRDFYGVDAQFVSGDVTSLPFGDDRFDIASSEAAFQMVEHLDQALGEAHRVLRDGGVFVLSVPHPLYENLDNETRTLEGSYFDADSREITVDEDYESTLFVFDRTVADLHNALVDAGFEVRRLIEHQRHEVEEDDPAESDLPEILWDVPQSVRFWAVSS; encoded by the coding sequence ATGGCCGAGCACAAGCGGGAAAACCGACGACTCTGGAACGAGTGGAGCGAAGACTTCCAGGCGCTGTGGAACGCGAACACGGCGGAGGGGGAACTCCCACCGGCTCCGTCCCCGTTCGATCCGGATGCGCCAGGAACCCCTCAACCCGACATACTCGCCTCCGTTGACGACAAAGAGTACGTCGAACTGGGGTGTGGTGGCGGTCAAGGAACCGTCGGCACGGCCGATTTGGGGGCTGAGACCGCCGTTGGGATCGATTTCTCCGGCGAGCAGTTGCGACACGCACGGCAGCTGCGGGATTTCTACGGTGTCGATGCGCAGTTCGTCAGCGGCGACGTGACGAGCCTGCCGTTCGGCGACGACAGGTTCGATATCGCGTCCTCCGAGGCGGCGTTCCAGATGGTCGAACATCTCGACCAGGCGCTCGGCGAAGCCCATCGCGTCCTGCGGGATGGCGGTGTCTTCGTGCTCAGCGTCCCGCATCCCCTCTACGAGAACCTCGATAACGAGACGAGGACCCTCGAGGGGAGCTACTTCGACGCCGATTCCCGGGAGATCACGGTCGACGAGGACTACGAATCGACGTTGTTCGTGTTCGATCGAACGGTTGCCGACCTCCACAACGCCCTCGTCGACGCTGGATTCGAGGTGCGACGGCTCATCGAACATCAGCGCCACGAGGTCGAGGAGGACGACCCAGCAGAGAGCGATCTCCCCGAGATACTGTGGGACGTCCCACAGAGCGTTCGGTTTTGGGCGGTCTCGTCGTGA
- a CDS encoding ribosome biogenesis/translation initiation ATPase RLI → MADDSIAVVDLDSCQPDRCNYECANYCPPNRTGKECITTRGEDADEGDPDQIRISEEICLGETCGICVEKCPFDAIEIINLPQELEDDPVHRYGDNAFSLYGLPAPQEGRVTGILGPNGIGKTTAVRILADEITPNLGQWDEEPDWEGVMDEYRGTELQSYLEDLQEGSVTVARKPQYVDRIPDRFDGNTRELLERTDERGVLDELVERLSIGPVMDQPIDSISGGELQRVALAATLAREADFYFLDEITPYLDIGQRMAAARLIGNLGEDRSVLVVEHDLAILDLLADSLHVAYGEPGAYGVVTGPKSVKNGINEYLAGYLENENMRIRPNAIEFEEHAPRTAAASSPLVEYPDLTKSYGDGEFSLTVEGGTINENEVLGVVGPNGIGKSTFAELLAGELDPDEGSVGTALDVAYKPQYIEIDQPMRVDAFLSSITNDFGSSYWNTEIAQPLQLERIMEQNLTDLSGGERQRVAIAACLSEDADLYVLDEPSAHMDVEQRVQATSAIRRYTENHDATALVIDHDIYMIDLLADRLLVFDGEPAQSGHAGTPVGMREGMNQFLADLDVTFRRDERVGRPRINKPGSQLDREQKDQGEYYYAP, encoded by the coding sequence ATGGCCGACGACTCGATCGCGGTGGTCGACCTCGATAGCTGCCAGCCGGACAGATGTAACTACGAGTGTGCGAACTACTGCCCGCCGAATCGCACCGGCAAGGAGTGTATCACCACCCGGGGCGAGGACGCCGACGAGGGCGATCCCGACCAGATCCGGATCTCCGAGGAGATCTGTCTCGGCGAGACCTGCGGGATCTGCGTCGAGAAGTGTCCCTTCGACGCGATCGAGATAATCAACCTCCCGCAGGAACTTGAGGACGATCCCGTCCACCGCTACGGCGACAACGCCTTCTCGCTCTACGGGCTGCCCGCCCCCCAGGAGGGCCGCGTTACCGGGATCCTCGGCCCGAACGGGATCGGGAAGACCACGGCCGTCCGCATCCTCGCCGACGAGATCACCCCGAACCTCGGACAGTGGGACGAGGAACCCGACTGGGAGGGAGTGATGGACGAGTATCGCGGCACCGAACTCCAGAGCTACCTCGAAGATCTTCAAGAAGGGTCCGTGACGGTCGCGCGAAAACCCCAGTACGTCGATCGGATCCCCGATCGCTTCGACGGCAACACCAGGGAACTCCTCGAACGGACCGACGAGCGTGGCGTGCTCGACGAGCTCGTCGAACGGCTCTCGATCGGGCCGGTGATGGACCAGCCGATCGATTCGATCTCGGGGGGCGAGCTCCAGCGGGTCGCGCTCGCGGCGACGCTCGCGCGCGAGGCCGACTTCTACTTCCTCGACGAGATCACGCCGTACCTCGACATCGGCCAGCGGATGGCCGCCGCGCGGCTGATCGGCAACCTGGGCGAGGATCGGTCGGTGCTCGTGGTCGAACACGACCTCGCGATCCTCGATCTCCTCGCGGACTCGCTCCACGTCGCCTACGGCGAGCCCGGAGCCTACGGCGTCGTCACCGGGCCGAAGTCGGTGAAAAACGGGATCAACGAGTACCTCGCGGGCTATCTCGAAAACGAAAACATGCGGATTCGCCCGAACGCCATCGAGTTCGAGGAACACGCCCCGCGGACCGCGGCGGCGAGTTCCCCGCTGGTCGAGTATCCCGATCTCACGAAGTCCTACGGCGACGGCGAGTTCTCCTTGACTGTCGAGGGCGGCACGATCAACGAGAACGAGGTGCTCGGCGTCGTTGGTCCCAACGGTATCGGGAAGTCGACGTTCGCGGAGCTTCTCGCGGGAGAGCTCGATCCCGACGAGGGCAGCGTCGGGACCGCACTCGACGTCGCGTACAAACCCCAGTACATCGAGATCGACCAGCCGATGCGGGTCGATGCCTTCCTCTCGTCGATCACGAACGACTTCGGGAGCTCCTACTGGAACACCGAGATCGCCCAACCCCTCCAGCTCGAACGCATCATGGAGCAGAACCTCACTGATCTCTCCGGCGGTGAGCGCCAGCGGGTCGCCATCGCGGCCTGCCTTTCGGAGGACGCCGACCTCTACGTGCTCGACGAGCCCTCGGCCCACATGGACGTTGAGCAACGCGTCCAGGCCACCTCGGCCATCCGGCGGTACACCGAGAACCACGACGCGACCGCGCTCGTGATCGATCACGACATCTACATGATCGACCTGCTGGCCGATCGCCTGCTGGTGTTCGACGGCGAACCAGCACAGTCCGGCCACGCCGGCACGCCAGTGGGGATGCGCGAAGGGATGAACCAGTTCCTCGCGGATCTCGACGTCACCTTCCGGCGCGACGAGCGCGTCGGCCGGCCGCGGATCAACAAGCCCGGCAGCCAGCTCGACCGCGAGCAGAAAGACCAGGGCGAGTACTACTACGCGCCCTGA
- a CDS encoding EMC6-like membrane protein, giving the protein MSTETVDERAGHRRSLTVVSLTTLSGIAAALVSTMLASGATDTIGLYPLAGAIIIQLPVLRLLGVDVEDFGIKDNLYVAFMTFALWFVTWTILLTTEATL; this is encoded by the coding sequence ATGTCGACCGAGACCGTAGACGAGCGGGCCGGTCACCGCCGGAGTCTGACGGTCGTCTCCCTCACGACGCTTTCCGGTATCGCGGCCGCGCTCGTCTCGACGATGCTTGCGAGCGGCGCGACGGACACCATCGGACTCTACCCGCTCGCCGGTGCGATCATCATTCAGCTGCCGGTGCTCCGGCTGCTCGGCGTCGACGTCGAGGACTTCGGCATCAAGGACAACCTCTACGTCGCGTTCATGACGTTCGCGCTCTGGTTCGTGACCTGGACGATCCTCCTCACCACCGAGGCCACGCTGTAA